In the genome of Leptolyngbya subtilissima AS-A7, one region contains:
- a CDS encoding VOC family protein: MQFHVGRLIDHVHLRISDLDASKRFYRAVFTALDKLDVFVEDEDHFLADELWVDKADGHVSHVHLAFQAPDRMTVDAFYQAAIGAGGRDNGAPGERKYHPGYYGAFVLDPDGNNIEAVFHGNNSRSTPSVVITPADN, encoded by the coding sequence ATGCAATTCCATGTTGGAAGACTAATTGATCACGTTCATCTACGCATCTCTGACTTGGACGCTAGCAAGCGCTTCTACCGAGCCGTATTTACGGCCTTGGACAAACTGGATGTCTTTGTTGAAGACGAAGATCACTTCTTAGCTGACGAATTGTGGGTTGATAAGGCTGACGGGCACGTGTCCCACGTTCATCTGGCCTTTCAAGCACCTGATCGCATGACTGTTGATGCGTTTTATCAAGCCGCCATCGGAGCAGGAGGTCGTGATAACGGTGCACCCGGCGAGCGCAAGTACCACCCAGGCTACTACGGTGCGTTTGTCCTCGATCCCGATGGCAACAATATTGAAGCCGTCTTCCATGGCAACAACAGCCGCTCTACACCGTCAGTTGTTATAACACCAGCAGACAACTGA
- a CDS encoding PCP reductase family protein gives MVNGLPWTADAQAKLKNIPFFVRAQARKRIEDVARETEAEAVTADLVEQVRLEFGQ, from the coding sequence ATGGTTAATGGTCTTCCCTGGACGGCTGATGCTCAGGCTAAGCTCAAAAATATTCCGTTTTTCGTGCGCGCTCAGGCCCGCAAGCGAATTGAAGATGTGGCCCGCGAGACCGAGGCTGAAGCGGTGACGGCAGACTTGGTTGAACAGGTGCGCCTTGAGTTCGGCCAGTAG
- a CDS encoding FAD-dependent oxidoreductase: MAKPIIFTVDDDLDVLQAIARDLRRHYGEHYRVMRASSGAVAFEALQQVVQRGDPVALLLVDQRMPEMSGVEFLEQAIKLVPDVKRALLTAYSDTDAAIRAINEVGLDYYLMKPWDPPEENLYPVIDDLLADWQANFRPPFEGIRVVGDRWNPQSHEIKDFLARNQIPYRWLDVERSEEARTLAGCVTQAKLPLVLFPDGEPLRQPSTAELATRIGLQTTAAKPFYDLVIVGGGPAGLAAAVYGASEGLHTVLIEREAPGGQAGTSSRIENYLGFPVGLSGSDLARRAVSQARRFGVEILTPQSVQSLRTDNDYRLLTLSDGSEISAHAVILALGVSWRRLDTTGLEQFTGAGVYYGAAQTEALACEGEDVYIIGGANSAGQAAMNFAKYAKSVTMLVRGDSLTRSMSQYLIDQIAATDNITVQTHTSVIEAKGGTQLEALVLQNAITGATETVPAQSLFIFIGATPHTDWLEDLVQRDARGYLLTGPDLGSSGVPPHQVWSQERPPFLLETSLPGVFAVGDVRCGSIKRVASGVGEGSICVQFVHQYLGAVR, translated from the coding sequence GTGGCCAAACCGATTATTTTCACCGTCGATGACGACCTGGATGTGCTGCAAGCGATCGCCCGCGACCTGCGGCGACACTACGGCGAGCACTACCGCGTCATGCGGGCCAGCTCTGGGGCAGTGGCCTTCGAGGCCCTGCAACAAGTCGTCCAGCGCGGCGACCCAGTAGCGTTGCTGCTGGTCGATCAGCGCATGCCCGAGATGAGCGGGGTGGAGTTTTTAGAGCAGGCCATCAAGCTGGTGCCCGACGTCAAGCGGGCCTTGCTCACCGCCTACAGCGATACCGATGCCGCCATTCGCGCTATCAATGAGGTCGGCCTTGACTACTACCTGATGAAGCCCTGGGACCCGCCGGAGGAAAACCTGTACCCGGTAATTGATGACTTGCTGGCCGATTGGCAGGCCAACTTTCGGCCCCCCTTCGAGGGCATTCGGGTGGTGGGCGATCGCTGGAACCCCCAGAGCCACGAGATCAAAGACTTTCTGGCCCGCAACCAGATCCCCTACCGCTGGCTGGATGTGGAGCGCAGCGAAGAGGCCCGCACCCTGGCCGGCTGTGTGACCCAGGCCAAGCTGCCCCTGGTGCTGTTCCCCGATGGGGAACCCCTCCGCCAGCCCAGCACCGCCGAGCTGGCAACTCGCATTGGCCTGCAAACTACAGCAGCCAAGCCCTTCTACGACTTGGTGATTGTCGGTGGCGGCCCCGCTGGGCTGGCGGCGGCGGTCTATGGCGCGTCCGAAGGGCTGCACACGGTGCTAATTGAGCGCGAGGCTCCCGGGGGCCAGGCGGGCACCAGTTCCCGCATTGAAAATTACCTCGGCTTTCCAGTGGGGCTGAGCGGCAGCGATCTGGCTCGCCGCGCCGTCAGCCAGGCCCGCCGCTTTGGGGTCGAAATTCTCACGCCCCAGTCGGTGCAGTCCTTGCGCACCGACAACGACTACCGACTGCTGACCCTCAGCGACGGCAGTGAAATCAGCGCCCACGCGGTGATTTTGGCCTTGGGGGTCTCGTGGCGGCGGCTCGACACGACGGGGCTGGAGCAGTTTACCGGGGCGGGGGTCTACTACGGCGCGGCCCAAACCGAAGCCTTGGCCTGCGAAGGGGAAGATGTGTACATCATTGGCGGGGCCAACTCTGCTGGGCAAGCGGCGATGAACTTCGCCAAGTACGCCAAGTCGGTGACGATGCTGGTGCGGGGTGACTCGCTAACCAGGAGCATGTCGCAATACCTAATCGACCAAATTGCCGCGACAGATAACATTACGGTGCAGACCCACACCAGCGTGATCGAAGCCAAGGGCGGGACGCAGCTAGAGGCGTTAGTGCTGCAAAATGCCATCACCGGGGCCACTGAAACCGTGCCGGCCCAGTCTCTGTTCATCTTCATTGGGGCCACTCCCCACACCGATTGGTTAGAAGATTTGGTGCAGCGGGATGCTCGGGGCTACTTGCTCACTGGCCCAGACTTGGGCAGCTCTGGCGTGCCGCCCCATCAGGTGTGGTCGCAGGAGCGGCCCCCCTTTCTGCTAGAGACCAGTCTCCCTGGCGTGTTTGCAGTAGGCGACGTGCGCTGCGGATCGATCAAGCGAGTGGCATCTGGCGTGGGGGAAGGGTCAATCTGCGTGCAGTTTGTTCACCAGTATTTGGGGGCGGTGCGATGA
- a CDS encoding DUF2232 domain-containing protein has translation MSHPPDPAPGAKFVPPVDDAASDFDGLDTYLEYRTSEDEADGPDLSHRLKSGPLAMVETAFLASTAALIWLVNTYFPPGPILRILFPLPMALVYLRWGPRAAWMSALVSGLLLSVLMGPPRSLLFLIPYALLGVQLGFFWVRRTNWYVSIAMGSLLGTIGFFFRLWLSSVLVGEDLWVYLTTQVTQMLNWGLERLVGLGVLDVGVLGQANVEAVQILALVSVLASNVVYLFTVHLAAWLLLGRLGAKIPEPPGWVQDLLKE, from the coding sequence ATGAGTCACCCCCCTGACCCCGCCCCTGGGGCTAAGTTTGTGCCCCCGGTTGACGACGCTGCGAGCGATTTCGATGGGCTAGACACCTACCTGGAGTACCGCACCTCAGAGGACGAGGCCGATGGGCCTGACCTGTCGCACCGCCTCAAATCTGGCCCCTTAGCCATGGTCGAAACGGCCTTTTTGGCCAGCACCGCCGCGCTGATCTGGCTGGTGAATACTTACTTTCCGCCGGGGCCGATTCTCCGAATTTTGTTTCCTCTGCCGATGGCTCTGGTCTACCTGCGCTGGGGACCGCGGGCCGCATGGATGTCGGCTCTCGTGTCGGGGCTGCTGCTGTCGGTGCTGATGGGGCCACCCCGCAGTCTGCTGTTTCTGATTCCCTATGCGCTGTTGGGGGTGCAGCTGGGCTTTTTTTGGGTGCGGCGAACCAACTGGTATGTGTCCATCGCAATGGGGTCGCTGCTGGGCACCATTGGGTTTTTCTTTCGGCTGTGGCTGTCGTCGGTGCTGGTGGGCGAAGACCTGTGGGTGTATTTGACCACCCAGGTCACTCAAATGCTGAACTGGGGTCTAGAGCGCCTAGTGGGCTTAGGCGTGCTGGATGTGGGCGTGCTGGGCCAGGCCAATGTGGAAGCGGTGCAGATTTTAGCTCTGGTGTCGGTGCTGGCGAGCAATGTGGTGTATCTGTTTACGGTGCATCTGGCGGCCTGGCTACTGCTGGGGCGGCTGGGAGCGAAGATTCCGGAGCCGCCGGGGTGGGTGCAGGATTTGTTGAAGGAATAA
- a CDS encoding sensor histidine kinase has product MSASTLCLEHLKAIEPFNHLPQERLEWVCDRATSLQLSKGDYLVKEGDLTTTIYVIASGRLGITRQSEGIAMPIGQHEGPGYIGEIPVLTDEPAPVTLQAMSACQVHSIAGADFLTLLHECRDFERVVFRLMQQRVRGLESFLRGREKMAALGTLSAGLAHELNNPAAALVRSLSEMVPAIRELEKMNMLYGQTNATEAESAEWQRVRDAGYETILKCGANAVTVSDREEELLDWLEDYGATEAWKLAEPLAQAGIDIPTLERLMAPWRDNPTQLHDMGIRWLALSFEMMSMIQSGQHGAERIATLVKSMKSYSYMDQGAQQMVDLHQGLEDTLRLFAFKLKQGIKVERDYDATLPKLMAHGSELNQVWTNLIDNAIDAMGEKGTLTLRTCHFQGDARVEIIDTGPGIPPEIKSRIYEPFFTTKGVGKGSGLGLETVLRIVENRHHGTISVETAPGHTCFAVCLPLE; this is encoded by the coding sequence ATGAGCGCGTCAACGCTTTGTCTGGAACACTTGAAAGCTATTGAGCCCTTTAACCACCTGCCCCAGGAGCGGCTGGAATGGGTGTGCGATCGCGCCACCTCCCTCCAGCTATCTAAGGGTGACTACCTGGTCAAAGAGGGCGACTTGACCACCACGATCTACGTCATTGCCTCGGGTCGCCTCGGCATTACCCGCCAGAGCGAAGGCATCGCCATGCCCATTGGCCAGCACGAAGGCCCTGGCTATATCGGCGAAATTCCGGTGCTGACGGATGAGCCCGCCCCGGTGACGCTACAGGCGATGTCAGCTTGTCAGGTTCATAGCATTGCCGGCGCCGACTTTCTCACCCTGCTGCACGAGTGCCGCGACTTTGAGCGTGTGGTGTTTCGCCTGATGCAGCAGCGGGTGCGAGGGCTAGAGTCGTTTTTGCGCGGGCGCGAGAAGATGGCGGCCTTAGGGACGCTGTCGGCGGGGCTGGCCCACGAGTTGAATAACCCAGCGGCGGCCCTGGTGCGATCGCTCAGCGAAATGGTGCCCGCCATTCGTGAGCTAGAGAAAATGAATATGCTCTACGGCCAGACCAACGCCACCGAAGCGGAATCGGCGGAGTGGCAGCGGGTACGCGATGCGGGCTATGAGACTATTCTCAAGTGCGGGGCCAATGCGGTGACGGTGAGCGATCGCGAAGAGGAACTGCTCGACTGGCTCGAAGACTACGGCGCTACCGAAGCCTGGAAGCTGGCCGAACCTCTAGCTCAGGCGGGGATCGATATCCCCACATTAGAAAGGCTGATGGCCCCCTGGCGCGACAACCCCACGCAGCTACACGATATGGGCATTCGCTGGCTGGCCCTCTCCTTTGAGATGATGTCGATGATTCAGAGTGGCCAGCACGGGGCCGAGCGCATCGCCACCCTGGTCAAGTCAATGAAGTCTTATAGCTATATGGATCAGGGCGCGCAGCAGATGGTTGACCTGCACCAGGGGCTAGAAGACACCCTGCGGCTGTTTGCCTTCAAGCTGAAGCAGGGCATTAAGGTGGAGCGCGATTACGATGCGACGTTGCCCAAGCTGATGGCCCACGGCAGCGAGCTCAACCAGGTGTGGACCAATTTGATCGACAATGCGATCGACGCCATGGGCGAGAAGGGCACCCTCACCCTGCGCACCTGCCACTTCCAGGGCGACGCTCGGGTAGAAATTATTGACACTGGGCCGGGCATTCCGCCGGAGATTAAGTCGCGCATTTATGAGCCGTTTTTTACCACTAAGGGCGTCGGCAAAGGCTCGGGGTTAGGCCTCGAAACGGTGCTTCGCATTGTAGAAAACCGCCACCACGGCACCATCTCTGTGGAGACTGCACCAGGCCACACCTGCTTTGCCGTGTGTTTGCCCCTGGAATAG
- the tsaB gene encoding tRNA (adenosine(37)-N6)-threonylcarbamoyltransferase complex dimerization subunit type 1 TsaB, with the protein MLGLAIHTCGPDLGLALSNFDGEIRHQTWPLGRDLSTQLHSILINFIAPYTWTDLSFLAVAQGPGGFTGTRIGVVTARTLAQQLEIPLFGVSSLAAVAQQALDNSPAGSMADVAVEMQARREQLFTAIYKSTANGLEPSHPDQVLKAAAWEQVLASYPQSLHRAIAGDDLAATVVQVLALAHGRWLRGDRPNWSSVMPYYGQHPVDL; encoded by the coding sequence ATGCTAGGTCTAGCGATTCATACCTGCGGCCCCGACTTGGGGCTGGCCCTGAGTAATTTTGACGGCGAAATTCGCCACCAGACCTGGCCTCTAGGGCGTGACCTCTCCACCCAGTTGCACAGTATTTTGATAAACTTCATCGCGCCCTACACCTGGACGGATCTCTCGTTCTTGGCGGTGGCTCAGGGGCCGGGGGGCTTTACCGGCACTCGGATTGGAGTGGTGACAGCGCGCACCCTGGCTCAGCAGCTAGAAATACCGCTGTTTGGCGTGTCAAGTTTGGCCGCAGTGGCCCAACAGGCCCTGGATAATTCCCCGGCTGGGTCTATGGCAGATGTTGCCGTGGAGATGCAGGCCCGGCGAGAGCAGTTATTTACTGCCATCTATAAATCGACCGCTAACGGCTTAGAGCCATCCCACCCTGACCAGGTGCTCAAAGCAGCAGCTTGGGAGCAGGTGCTGGCCAGCTATCCCCAATCTCTGCATCGCGCGATCGCTGGGGATGACTTGGCAGCGACGGTGGTGCAAGTTTTGGCCTTGGCCCATGGGCGCTGGCTGAGGGGCGATCGCCCCAACTGGTCGTCGGTAATGCCTTACTACGGCCAGCACCCGGTGGATCTGTAG
- a CDS encoding DUF4145 domain-containing protein, producing the protein MNKLFKQRFEELKEQLSQIEASKFRQNYGGGEYVNDELLLSWKVKVRNLLSKVCGEESQHFKQFEIAENYGLPGTTNFDVLKRLKAVFIAAKEDFEGGYLLSIKTLVQAEVFDSELEQANELFSSGYSTAAAVIAGVVLETALRELCDRNEIPHGKLDKMNADLVKAGVYNKLNQKQITTVASIRNSAAHGKPDEFTDRDVSNMIRDVNQFLANHLVD; encoded by the coding sequence TTGAATAAATTATTTAAGCAACGATTTGAAGAATTAAAGGAGCAATTATCTCAAATTGAAGCTTCTAAATTTCGTCAGAATTACGGTGGCGGTGAGTATGTGAATGATGAATTGCTTTTGAGCTGGAAGGTAAAGGTAAGAAATTTATTGTCGAAAGTTTGTGGAGAAGAATCTCAGCATTTTAAGCAATTTGAAATAGCAGAAAATTACGGGCTCCCTGGAACAACAAATTTTGATGTACTAAAGAGGTTGAAAGCCGTATTCATTGCAGCAAAGGAGGATTTTGAGGGAGGCTATCTACTATCAATAAAGACATTGGTGCAAGCTGAAGTTTTTGACTCTGAGCTTGAACAGGCAAATGAGCTTTTTTCTAGTGGCTATTCCACTGCTGCCGCTGTAATTGCAGGAGTTGTTTTAGAGACAGCATTGCGAGAACTATGTGATAGAAATGAGATTCCACATGGAAAGCTAGATAAAATGAATGCAGATTTAGTAAAAGCTGGCGTATATAACAAACTTAATCAAAAGCAAATAACAACTGTTGCAAGCATACGCAATAGTGCCGCACATGGAAAACCAGATGAATTTACGGATCGAGATGTTTCTAACATGATTAGGGATGTAAATCAATTTCTTGCCAATCATCTTGTAGATTAG
- a CDS encoding SDR family oxidoreductase, with amino-acid sequence MASSRTLLITGASTGIGAATARQAAAQNFNLVLAARSTEKLEQLAQELDADRVRTFACDVTDYAAQEELVANAVEAFGSLDAVFANAGCGGEPGGFSGAPVESWQRIVNTNILGVAYTLRASLEELKKAKGHVIITGSIAGRTVLKGSMYAASKWAVSAIGYNLREEMRGTGVRVTLIEPGMVDTPFFDDPKPDALRPDDVARTVLFALSQPPNVDIGELVVLPTPPVEG; translated from the coding sequence ATGGCGAGTTCTAGAACTCTACTGATTACTGGCGCATCTACAGGTATCGGTGCCGCCACTGCCCGACAGGCGGCAGCGCAAAATTTTAACCTTGTCTTGGCCGCCCGCTCTACTGAGAAGCTGGAACAGTTGGCGCAAGAACTGGATGCCGATAGAGTTCGGACTTTTGCCTGTGATGTCACTGACTATGCGGCTCAAGAAGAGTTGGTAGCCAACGCAGTAGAGGCGTTTGGCAGCCTAGATGCGGTGTTTGCTAATGCTGGTTGTGGCGGTGAGCCGGGTGGGTTTTCGGGGGCTCCGGTTGAGTCTTGGCAGCGCATTGTCAACACCAATATTTTGGGCGTCGCCTACACGCTGCGGGCCAGCCTAGAAGAACTAAAGAAAGCTAAAGGCCACGTCATCATTACTGGCTCGATCGCAGGGCGCACAGTGCTGAAAGGTTCTATGTATGCAGCCTCGAAATGGGCTGTCTCAGCGATCGGCTACAACTTGCGAGAGGAGATGCGAGGCACGGGGGTGCGTGTCACTCTAATTGAACCGGGGATGGTAGACACACCGTTCTTTGATGACCCAAAGCCCGATGCACTGCGTCCTGATGATGTAGCTCGAACGGTGCTCTTTGCGCTCTCGCAACCGCCCAATGTTGATATTGGTGAGCTTGTGGTTTTGCCAACACCACCTGTTGAAGGGTAA
- the dps gene encoding DNA starvation/stationary phase protection protein Dps — protein sequence MVATVEKTKTKRGFYPTRIDMSAEVRSQVCDVLNQTLAATLDLKTQTKQAHWNVKGMDFYQLHELFDELAGELEGYVDMVAERVTALGGTAMGTARIAASQSILPEYPIDAVEGAEHIEALAERFAAYGKHVRAAIDTTDELGDADTADLYTEISRTIDMRLWFLEAHLVKKSDRG from the coding sequence ATGGTTGCAACCGTTGAAAAAACGAAGACCAAGCGTGGGTTTTATCCCACCCGGATTGATATGTCGGCTGAGGTGCGATCGCAGGTTTGTGACGTGCTCAACCAGACCCTAGCTGCCACCCTCGATCTCAAGACCCAAACTAAGCAGGCCCATTGGAACGTCAAGGGCATGGACTTTTATCAGCTGCACGAGCTGTTTGACGAACTGGCCGGTGAGCTAGAGGGGTATGTCGATATGGTGGCCGAGCGGGTTACCGCCCTAGGTGGTACTGCCATGGGCACGGCTCGCATCGCTGCTAGCCAGTCAATCTTGCCCGAATACCCAATTGATGCCGTGGAGGGCGCTGAGCACATCGAGGCTCTGGCTGAGCGCTTTGCCGCCTACGGTAAGCACGTGCGCGCCGCCATCGACACCACCGATGAACTGGGCGATGCCGACACTGCTGACCTCTACACCGAGATCTCTCGCACCATTGACATGCGTTTGTGGTTCCTAGAGGCGCACTTGGTGAAGAAGTCCGATCGCGGCTAA
- a CDS encoding DUF433 domain-containing protein encodes MLSEVDRITLDPAVCFGQPTIRGMRITVSFLLKLLASQLSVQEILKTYPELEEEDIRQALNYAAWAVSDRTISFTSA; translated from the coding sequence GTGCTTAGCGAAGTTGACCGCATTACACTCGATCCAGCGGTATGTTTTGGACAGCCAACCATCCGAGGTATGCGTATCACGGTAAGCTTTCTCTTAAAGCTGCTGGCCAGCCAACTATCTGTACAAGAAATTCTAAAGACATACCCAGAATTAGAAGAAGAAGATATTCGTCAGGCTCTCAACTATGCCGCCTGGGCGGTATCTGATCGCACGATTAGTTTCACGTCAGCATAA
- the sigC gene encoding RNA polymerase sigma factor SigC: MVATPHYSKNEASARPDREFSLSSLGDEDEGASLSLKGFSASDTDESDFEVDAAEVLKGRRTTDLVRLYLQEIGRVRLLERHEEVSEAQCVQGYMQLLVDLNQAAETTGGILATYSKLLQTRDRLSSQLGYRPSLERWAAEAEVPIAELKPTLAEGKRAWAALTTLTVPELEKAISEGIRAKEHMIKANLRLVVSVAKKYQNRGLELLDLIQEGTLGLERAVEKFDPTKGYRFSTYAYWWIRQGITRAIATQSRTIRLPVHITEKLNKIKKAQRKLSQEKGRTPSIEDIARELDMTAAQVREVLLRVPRAVSLETKVGKDRDTELGDLLETDCMSPEDMLIRESLRRDLQQLMADLTTREQDVINMRFGLGDGTPYSLAEIGRALELSRERVRQIESKALQKLRQPKRRNRVRDYLEALN, from the coding sequence ATGGTAGCAACACCCCACTACAGCAAAAACGAAGCCTCCGCCCGGCCCGATCGAGAGTTCAGTCTCTCCAGTTTGGGAGACGAGGATGAGGGGGCATCCCTATCTCTCAAAGGTTTCTCTGCGTCCGACACTGACGAGAGCGACTTCGAAGTCGATGCCGCCGAGGTGCTCAAAGGGCGTCGCACCACTGACCTAGTGCGTCTCTACCTGCAAGAAATTGGCCGAGTGCGCTTGTTAGAGCGCCACGAAGAGGTCTCTGAAGCTCAGTGCGTCCAGGGCTACATGCAGCTTTTAGTCGATCTAAACCAGGCTGCGGAAACAACCGGTGGCATTTTGGCCACCTACAGCAAGCTGTTGCAAACCCGCGATCGCCTCTCTTCTCAACTGGGCTATCGCCCCTCCCTCGAGCGCTGGGCCGCCGAGGCCGAAGTGCCCATTGCTGAACTCAAGCCCACCCTGGCTGAAGGTAAGCGCGCCTGGGCCGCCCTCACTACCCTCACCGTGCCCGAGCTAGAGAAGGCGATCTCCGAAGGCATCCGTGCCAAAGAGCATATGATCAAGGCCAACCTGCGCCTGGTGGTGTCGGTGGCCAAAAAGTACCAAAACCGGGGCCTAGAGCTGCTCGATCTAATTCAAGAAGGCACCCTAGGCCTAGAGCGCGCGGTCGAAAAGTTTGACCCCACCAAGGGCTACCGCTTTAGCACCTACGCCTACTGGTGGATTCGTCAGGGCATTACGCGGGCAATCGCCACCCAGAGCCGCACTATTCGCTTGCCTGTCCACATCACCGAAAAGCTCAACAAAATCAAAAAGGCCCAGCGCAAACTCTCCCAGGAGAAAGGCCGCACCCCCTCGATTGAAGACATCGCCCGCGAGCTCGACATGACCGCCGCTCAGGTGCGCGAAGTACTGCTGCGCGTACCCCGCGCCGTGTCGCTAGAAACCAAGGTGGGCAAAGACCGCGACACCGAGCTGGGCGACCTGCTCGAAACCGACTGCATGTCACCCGAAGACATGCTGATTCGCGAGTCGCTGCGCCGCGACCTGCAACAGCTGATGGCCGACCTCACCACCCGTGAGCAAGACGTGATCAACATGCGCTTTGGTCTGGGCGACGGCACCCCCTACTCTCTAGCTGAGATTGGCCGCGCCCTAGAGCTATCGCGCGAGCGAGTGCGCCAGATTGAGTCGAAGGCGCTGCAAAAGCTGCGCCAGCCCAAGCGCCGCAACCGCGTCCGCGACTACCTCGAAGCGCTGAACTAG
- a CDS encoding Crp/Fnr family transcriptional regulator, with translation MDARYNPRDTDADLKLIRSALLFQDLPEEAVAEATSHVVSRRHPANQVILLENDWGSSVYFILEGWVKIRTYNLDGKEVTLNILGKGELFGEMAPLEEVPRSTDVITLVPTVIGSMPASDFVKLLNTQPLAGIRLSQLMARRLRQVNRRLRLRESDSTSRVADIILFLADGQGHRSTSGIEIPNLPHRELSSLSGLARETVTRVLSKLEKKGLIVRDKDLMSIPDINALERLLV, from the coding sequence ATGGATGCCCGCTACAATCCTCGAGATACGGACGCCGATCTCAAATTAATTCGTTCGGCGCTGCTATTTCAGGACCTGCCGGAGGAGGCTGTAGCCGAAGCCACCAGCCACGTGGTCTCTCGTCGCCACCCGGCCAACCAGGTGATTTTGCTTGAAAACGACTGGGGCAGCTCGGTCTACTTCATTCTGGAAGGCTGGGTCAAAATCCGCACCTACAACCTCGACGGCAAGGAAGTCACCCTCAACATTTTGGGCAAGGGCGAGCTGTTTGGCGAAATGGCCCCCCTCGAAGAGGTGCCCCGCTCCACTGACGTGATTACCCTGGTGCCCACAGTCATTGGCAGCATGCCCGCCAGCGACTTTGTCAAGCTGCTCAATACCCAGCCTTTGGCCGGCATTCGCCTGTCGCAGCTGATGGCGCGGCGGCTCAGACAGGTCAACCGTCGCCTGCGGCTGCGCGAGTCTGACAGCACCTCGCGGGTAGCCGACATCATTCTCTTTTTGGCTGACGGGCAGGGGCATCGCAGCACCAGCGGCATCGAAATTCCCAACCTGCCCCATCGGGAGTTGAGCAGCCTCAGCGGCCTGGCTCGGGAGACGGTGACTCGCGTACTGAGTAAGCTAGAAAAGAAAGGGCTAATTGTGCGGGACAAAGACCTCATGAGCATTCCCGACATCAACGCCCTAGAACGTCTGCTGGTTTAG
- the cobT gene encoding nicotinate mononucleotide-dependent phosphoribosyltransferase CobT, with product MDEPLIKVYTQGRRGEDWLGRVRGLRPGLVLTLGFTETGLVEGISAAGATPSDRRYTALADAEFMVNGLTTAPKFPLPPLQAGASPALISRAVIAEQGIPLVVLNAGLPQPPTVPHLNLGGKPAQCLSTGAALPLDVVRHLWRQGLEQGDLLGGESDYLLLAECVVGGTTTALGLLTGLGLDATARVNSSHPTCNHDQKQALVARGLSLAGLPERPHPLEVIAAVGDPMQPVVAGIAIAASRTRPVLLAGGTQMLAVYALIVAIAAAEGCDWNPENVVVGTTRWVAEDATGDTVGLAELTGACLMATQLSFAESRFEALRAYERGFVKEGVGAGGCAIAASLYQNWGQPELLAAVEALLEQKSQRDRSQGSGSSASP from the coding sequence GTGGATGAGCCGTTGATTAAGGTTTATACGCAGGGTCGGCGGGGGGAGGATTGGCTGGGGCGGGTGCGGGGGTTGCGGCCGGGGCTAGTGCTGACGTTGGGGTTTACGGAGACGGGACTGGTGGAGGGAATTTCGGCGGCGGGGGCAACTCCGAGCGATCGTCGCTACACGGCCCTAGCCGATGCTGAATTTATGGTCAACGGCTTGACGACGGCCCCGAAATTTCCGCTGCCGCCGCTTCAGGCTGGGGCTTCTCCGGCGCTGATCTCTAGGGCTGTTATTGCAGAGCAGGGAATTCCCCTGGTCGTTCTGAACGCTGGGTTGCCCCAGCCACCGACCGTCCCTCATTTGAATCTGGGAGGGAAGCCAGCGCAGTGTCTGAGCACGGGGGCAGCTTTGCCGTTGGATGTGGTGCGTCACCTGTGGCGGCAGGGGTTAGAGCAAGGGGACTTGCTGGGGGGCGAGAGCGATTATCTGCTGCTGGCGGAGTGTGTGGTGGGGGGAACGACTACGGCATTGGGTCTTCTCACCGGGCTGGGGCTGGATGCGACGGCGCGAGTTAACAGCAGCCACCCGACCTGTAACCACGATCAGAAGCAAGCTCTGGTTGCTAGGGGATTGTCGCTAGCAGGCTTGCCCGAGCGACCGCATCCCCTGGAGGTGATAGCGGCGGTGGGCGATCCGATGCAGCCTGTGGTGGCGGGGATAGCGATCGCGGCTAGTCGCACTCGGCCTGTGCTGCTGGCGGGGGGCACGCAAATGCTGGCGGTCTATGCGCTGATTGTGGCGATCGCAGCGGCGGAAGGCTGCGACTGGAACCCTGAAAACGTGGTGGTGGGCACCACGCGCTGGGTGGCGGAGGACGCCACGGGGGATACGGTGGGGCTGGCGGAGCTGACGGGGGCCTGTTTAATGGCGACTCAGCTGAGCTTTGCAGAGTCGCGGTTTGAGGCGCTGCGGGCCTACGAGCGTGGGTTTGTGAAGGAGGGAGTAGGGGCCGGGGGATGTGCGATCGCCGCCTCGCTCTACCAAAACTGGGGTCAGCCGGAGCTTTTGGCGGCGGTAGAAGCGTTGCTAGAGCAAAAGTCTCAGCGAGATAGATCCCAGGGTTCTGGCTCAAGTGCTTCACCTTAA